A stretch of Brassica rapa cultivar Chiifu-401-42 chromosome A08, CAAS_Brap_v3.01, whole genome shotgun sequence DNA encodes these proteins:
- the LOC103832632 gene encoding uncharacterized protein LOC103832632: MDPRVPATSVFRWSRSRRKIHIRRRKTQVVRLGGKNNVVSRGGFSLKKMVRRMKLKWLRLHYVRLVKKMKGFYCNLVKEFVDAGVELEAIQTQMAVEAAAFAVPGLGLSFSSLSAHDRARYFLV, encoded by the coding sequence ATGGATCCACGCGTCCCCGCAACCTCCGTGTTCCGGTGGTCTCGGAGTCGCCGGAAGATTCATATCCGCCGTCGTAAGACACAGGTGGTGCGTCTTGGTGGGAAGAACAATGTGGTGTCACGTGGTGGATTCTcgttgaagaagatggtgaggAGGATGAAGCTGAAATGGTTGAGACTACACTACGTGAGACttgtgaagaagatgaaagggTTTTATTGTAATCTGGTGAAAGAGTTCGTAGACGCAGGAGTTGAGCTCGAAGCGATTCAGACGCAAATGGCGGTTGAAGCTGCTGCGTTCGCGGTTCCGGGTTTAGGTCTCTCTTTCTCCTCTCTGTCAGCTCATGACCGAGCACGGTATTTTCTTGTATAG